The following proteins come from a genomic window of Microbacterium lemovicicum:
- the sucD gene encoding succinate--CoA ligase subunit alpha: MSIFLNKDSKVIVQGITGGEGTKHTALMLKAGTQVVGGVNARKAGTTVSHTAADGSAVELPVFASVAEAIEKTGADVSIAFVPPAFTKDAMIEAIDAEIPLLVVITEGVPVGDTAEAWAYAQSKGDTTRIIGPNCPGIITPGESLVGITPANIAGKGPIGLVSKSGTLTYQMMYELREIGFSTAIGIGGDPIIGTTHIDALAAFEADPETKAIVMIGEIGGDAEERAADFIKANVTKPVVGYVAGFTAPEGKTMGHAGAIVSGSAGTAQAKKEALEAAGVKVGKTPSETADLMREIIAGL; this comes from the coding sequence ATGTCGATCTTCCTCAACAAGGACTCCAAGGTCATCGTCCAGGGCATCACCGGCGGCGAGGGCACCAAGCACACCGCGCTGATGCTCAAGGCCGGCACCCAGGTCGTCGGCGGCGTCAACGCCCGCAAGGCCGGCACCACCGTCTCCCACACCGCGGCCGACGGCTCGGCCGTCGAGCTGCCCGTCTTCGCCTCGGTCGCCGAGGCGATCGAGAAGACCGGCGCCGACGTCTCCATCGCTTTCGTTCCGCCCGCGTTCACCAAGGACGCGATGATCGAGGCCATCGACGCCGAGATCCCGCTCCTGGTCGTCATCACCGAGGGCGTGCCGGTCGGCGACACCGCCGAGGCCTGGGCCTACGCCCAGTCCAAGGGCGACACCACCCGCATCATCGGACCGAACTGCCCCGGCATCATCACCCCCGGCGAGTCGCTGGTCGGCATCACGCCCGCCAACATCGCCGGCAAGGGTCCGATCGGGCTCGTGTCGAAGTCGGGCACGCTGACCTATCAGATGATGTACGAGCTGCGCGAGATCGGCTTCTCGACGGCCATCGGCATCGGCGGCGACCCGATCATCGGCACCACCCACATCGACGCGCTCGCCGCGTTCGAGGCCGACCCGGAGACCAAGGCGATCGTGATGATCGGCGAGATCGGCGGCGACGCCGAGGAGCGCGCGGCCGACTTCATCAAGGCGAACGTCACCAAGCCGGTCGTCGGCTACGTCGCGGGCTTCACCGCCCCCGAGGGCAAGACCATGGGCCACGCCGGCGCCATCGTGTCCGGCTCGGCCGGCACCGCGCAGGCGAAGAAGGAGGCCCTCGAGGCCGCCGGCGTCAAGGTCGGCAAGACGCCGAGCGAGACCGCCGACCTCATGCGGGAGATCATCGCCGGTCTCTGA
- a CDS encoding nitroreductase family deazaflavin-dependent oxidoreductase, producing MPLTGEYKPSTAEWARTQAERYEASGGTEANELRGVPIIVLTTVGFQSGALRKTALMRVEHDGRYLVVASKGGAPDEPRWGENMRRHAHVELQDGAVRRDYLARELEGDERAEWWARAVAVWPDYDAYQKKTDRQIAIFVLEPMAS from the coding sequence ATGCCATTGACCGGAGAGTACAAGCCGAGCACCGCCGAGTGGGCCCGCACGCAGGCCGAGCGCTACGAGGCGTCGGGCGGCACCGAGGCGAACGAGCTCCGGGGCGTGCCGATCATCGTGCTGACGACCGTCGGGTTCCAGAGCGGGGCGCTGCGCAAGACCGCGCTAATGCGCGTCGAGCACGACGGACGCTACCTCGTCGTCGCCTCCAAGGGCGGCGCGCCCGATGAGCCCCGCTGGGGCGAGAACATGCGCCGTCACGCGCACGTGGAGCTGCAGGACGGCGCGGTGAGGCGCGACTACCTCGCCCGCGAGCTCGAGGGCGACGAGCGGGCGGAGTGGTGGGCGCGTGCCGTGGCTGTGTGGCCGGACTACGACGCCTACCAGAAGAAGACCGACCGCCAGATCGCGATCTTCGTGCTGGAGCCGATGGCGTCCTGA
- a CDS encoding acyl-CoA dehydrogenase family protein codes for MSFTPVPGRQTERYEIAAPLDTDYYGVFDDLSAEERDAWMRARTFSEEIAPGIAEWWDRGEYDLSVVRRMGELDLFTDGIEHEGLTHLTPLGAGLVNMEISRGDGSMGTVVAVQGGLALRTLALFGSDEQKAAWLLPIARGEVLGSFALTEPDHGSDSVSLETRARRETDGGFVLDGAKKWIGNGASGGVTFVWARVESPGADDDGTVRCFLVPQDTPGYVGEPMRGKASLRGIHQALITLTAVRVPATAVLPGTRSFKDASTVLYATRSGVAWSALGHATACYEAALQYAQQRIQFGKPLAKFQMVQERLAQMLEELTGMQLYCRHLADLEADGRLRPTQASLAKYHNTRTARTIAASARDLLGGNGILLEYGVMQHMADIEAIHTYEGTESVQALLIGRDITGMSAFA; via the coding sequence ATGTCTTTCACCCCCGTCCCCGGCCGGCAGACCGAGCGCTACGAGATCGCGGCGCCGCTCGACACCGACTACTACGGCGTCTTCGACGACCTCAGCGCCGAGGAGCGTGACGCGTGGATGCGCGCACGCACCTTCTCGGAAGAGATCGCGCCGGGCATCGCGGAGTGGTGGGACCGCGGCGAGTACGACCTGAGCGTCGTGCGACGCATGGGCGAGCTCGACCTCTTCACCGACGGGATCGAGCACGAGGGGCTGACGCATCTCACGCCCCTGGGCGCCGGGCTGGTCAACATGGAAATCTCCCGCGGCGACGGATCGATGGGCACCGTGGTGGCCGTGCAGGGCGGACTCGCACTGCGCACCCTCGCACTGTTCGGCAGCGACGAGCAGAAGGCCGCCTGGCTCCTGCCCATCGCCCGGGGCGAGGTGCTCGGATCATTCGCCCTGACCGAGCCCGATCACGGCTCCGACTCCGTGTCGCTCGAGACGCGCGCGCGGCGTGAGACCGACGGCGGCTTCGTCCTCGACGGCGCGAAGAAGTGGATCGGCAACGGCGCATCCGGCGGGGTGACCTTCGTCTGGGCGCGGGTGGAGTCGCCCGGTGCCGACGACGACGGGACGGTCCGCTGCTTCCTCGTCCCGCAGGACACCCCGGGCTACGTCGGCGAGCCGATGCGCGGCAAGGCCTCGCTGCGGGGGATCCATCAGGCCCTCATCACCCTCACCGCCGTCCGGGTTCCCGCCACTGCCGTCCTGCCCGGCACGCGGTCGTTCAAGGACGCCTCGACCGTCCTCTACGCCACGCGTTCGGGCGTGGCATGGTCGGCGCTGGGCCATGCGACCGCCTGCTACGAGGCCGCGCTGCAGTACGCCCAGCAGCGCATCCAGTTCGGCAAGCCGCTCGCGAAGTTCCAGATGGTGCAGGAACGGCTCGCCCAGATGCTCGAGGAGCTCACCGGCATGCAGCTGTACTGCCGGCACCTCGCCGACCTCGAGGCGGACGGACGGCTCCGTCCCACCCAGGCCTCGCTCGCGAAGTACCACAACACGCGCACGGCGCGCACGATCGCCGCATCCGCCCGTGATCTCCTCGGGGGCAACGGGATCCTGCTGGAGTACGGCGTCATGCAGCACATGGCCGACATCGAGGCCATCCACACCTACGAGGGCACGGAGTCTGTTCAGGCGCTGCTGATCGGTCGCGACATCACCGGCATGAGCGCCTTCGCCTGA
- a CDS encoding small multidrug efflux protein produces the protein MSNPISDLVLGFQDLVSQVPVLVQPLIVAVAGAVPFVEGEGAAAIGIVGGLHPVVAAIAGAVGNFLCVLVVVLLGARVRTAVVTRGGRTEEPPTARRQKVMRAYERYGTPGVSLLGPLLVPTQITSAALVSTGVPVKTVLVWQAAAIVLWTTAVTLLITGVFAFAG, from the coding sequence ATGTCCAACCCGATCTCCGACCTCGTCCTCGGTTTCCAGGACCTCGTCTCGCAGGTGCCCGTGCTCGTGCAGCCTCTGATCGTCGCCGTCGCCGGGGCCGTGCCGTTCGTCGAGGGCGAGGGGGCCGCCGCCATCGGCATCGTCGGCGGCCTGCACCCCGTCGTCGCCGCCATCGCCGGCGCCGTCGGCAACTTCCTCTGCGTGCTGGTCGTGGTGCTGCTCGGCGCCCGCGTGCGCACCGCGGTCGTGACCCGCGGCGGCCGCACGGAGGAGCCGCCGACGGCTCGCCGCCAGAAGGTCATGCGCGCGTACGAGCGCTACGGGACGCCCGGGGTGAGCCTGCTGGGACCGCTGCTCGTGCCGACGCAGATCACCTCCGCCGCGCTCGTGTCGACGGGCGTCCCGGTGAAGACGGTGCTCGTCTGGCAGGCCGCCGCGATCGTCCTGTGGACGACCGCCGTCACGCTCCTCATCACCGGCGTGTTCGCCTTCGCGGGCTGA
- a CDS encoding AI-2E family transporter encodes MHLFPRNSAPAPVPADPIRRAATPWSDVFGRLAIRAIQIIVVVVLLAGLIWGIRQVSVVVIPLILALIFASAFAPVVMWMRRRGLPALLATVITLLAVVVVLGGLAWVIVIAVRDQWDDLSARTSSGFQQAVDWAQQLPFAPSQDQIDEWIASLQDFLTSSQFGSGAVAAGSAIATFLTGFVLLVVILFFFLKDGPRMWEFVLRPFRGEKYDRAQRVGHKTISVLGSYVRGTASVAAVDAIGILIGLLILQVPLAIPLAVLVFLLAFIPIVGAVTAGILAALVALVAQGPVVALIVVGIVVAVNQLEGNFLQPVLMGRSLKLHSFVVLVALAAGTAIGGILGTLLAVPLTAVVWGIIQVWDGDDLPASWARPKKKELVEASKPTVG; translated from the coding sequence ATGCACCTGTTCCCCCGGAACTCAGCTCCCGCGCCTGTTCCCGCCGATCCCATCCGCAGGGCGGCGACGCCGTGGAGCGATGTCTTCGGCCGCCTCGCCATCCGCGCCATCCAGATCATCGTCGTGGTGGTGCTCCTCGCGGGTCTCATCTGGGGCATCCGGCAGGTGTCGGTCGTCGTGATCCCGCTGATCCTGGCGCTGATCTTCGCGTCCGCGTTCGCGCCCGTGGTGATGTGGATGCGACGCCGAGGCCTCCCCGCGCTGCTGGCGACCGTGATCACGCTGCTCGCGGTCGTCGTCGTGCTCGGCGGACTGGCATGGGTCATCGTGATCGCGGTGCGCGACCAGTGGGACGACCTGTCGGCGCGCACGTCGTCCGGCTTCCAGCAGGCCGTGGACTGGGCGCAGCAGCTCCCCTTCGCCCCGTCGCAGGATCAGATCGACGAGTGGATCGCGTCGCTCCAGGACTTCCTCACCAGCTCGCAGTTCGGCTCCGGCGCGGTCGCCGCCGGAAGCGCGATCGCGACCTTCCTCACCGGCTTCGTGCTGCTGGTGGTGATCCTCTTCTTCTTCCTCAAGGACGGCCCGCGCATGTGGGAGTTCGTCCTGCGTCCGTTCCGGGGCGAGAAGTACGACCGCGCGCAGCGCGTCGGACACAAGACGATCTCGGTGCTCGGCTCCTACGTGCGCGGCACGGCATCCGTCGCCGCCGTCGACGCGATCGGCATCCTCATCGGGCTGCTCATCCTGCAGGTGCCCCTCGCGATCCCCCTCGCCGTGCTCGTGTTCCTGCTCGCGTTCATCCCGATCGTCGGCGCCGTGACCGCCGGCATCCTCGCTGCTCTCGTGGCTCTCGTCGCACAGGGGCCGGTCGTCGCCCTGATCGTGGTCGGGATCGTCGTGGCGGTGAACCAGCTGGAGGGCAACTTCCTCCAGCCGGTGCTGATGGGCCGCTCGCTCAAGCTCCACTCGTTCGTCGTGCTCGTCGCCCTCGCCGCGGGCACCGCGATCGGCGGCATCCTCGGCACCCTGCTGGCCGTCCCCCTCACCGCGGTGGTGTGGGGCATCATCCAGGTCTGGGACGGCGACGACCTTCCGGCGAGCTGGGCGCGCCCGAAGAAGAAGGAGCTCGTGGAGGCCTCGAAGCCCACCGTGGGCTGA
- a CDS encoding response regulator transcription factor: protein MIRVLIADDEDMIRSALASLLRLEDDLDVISECRDGAEAVAEALRLRPDVCLLDLEMPGLDGVEAAARIRQQIPARCVVVTRHARPGVLRRALSAGVDGFLPKSRRADDVAAVIREVAAGRRYVDPEIAADALSDERSPLTERELDVLRTGEQGATIAQIAASLHLSPGTVRNHVSSVLGKLGVQTRQQATIMARERGWI from the coding sequence GTGATCCGCGTGCTCATCGCCGACGACGAGGACATGATCCGGTCGGCGCTCGCGTCGCTGCTGCGGCTGGAGGACGACCTCGACGTGATCTCGGAATGCCGGGACGGCGCGGAGGCCGTCGCCGAGGCGCTGCGTCTGCGTCCCGACGTGTGCCTGCTCGACCTCGAGATGCCCGGACTCGACGGCGTCGAGGCGGCCGCGCGCATCCGGCAGCAGATCCCGGCGCGCTGCGTCGTCGTGACCCGGCACGCGCGCCCCGGGGTGCTGCGGCGTGCGCTCAGCGCCGGCGTCGACGGCTTCCTGCCGAAGTCGCGTCGCGCCGATGACGTGGCCGCGGTCATCCGCGAGGTGGCGGCGGGGCGCCGCTACGTCGACCCGGAGATCGCCGCCGACGCCCTGAGCGACGAGCGCAGTCCGCTGACGGAGCGCGAGCTCGACGTGCTGCGCACGGGGGAGCAGGGGGCCACGATCGCGCAGATCGCGGCATCCCTCCATCTGTCCCCCGGCACGGTGCGCAACCACGTGTCGTCGGTGCTCGGCAAGCTGGGCGTCCAGACCCGTCAGCAGGCCACGATCATGGCACGGGAACGCGGCTGGATCTGA
- a CDS encoding sensor histidine kinase, whose product MTRIPPSSSSTPAAPWLARSVSATWWYTAGSVLLFAVVTAFVWAVPTVLSPPVLSRPVTSIVFAAGALVWLTGGTVLLLTYRRRAMSEMTDAATAPSAAVLVGALVASGAGAVAMAVAAASPLLAISTVAFALCMVPRMPGVRLRLTAAVTIVLIVVWIVEGTRDTAADESGVALFHPFFSVLLPLATVLSLWWWDVVGELDRARGVESRLAAVQERLRLAGDLHDLQGHHLQVIALQLELADRMIARDPAAAAEQVRLARASVDDARRGTRELAGRFRGVPLPDELANAADLLRAAGLRVDLDVAPGAEAAPADVLGPVVRECTTNVLKHGGGRWARLALARTGAGWELRVSNDVGSAPTSRSGSGLAGMAERVGAAGGDLRHQVAGDAFELVASVPQAAGVPA is encoded by the coding sequence GTGACCAGAATCCCGCCCTCCTCGTCCTCGACGCCTGCGGCGCCGTGGCTCGCGCGCAGCGTCAGCGCGACCTGGTGGTACACCGCGGGCTCCGTGCTCCTCTTCGCGGTCGTCACCGCCTTCGTGTGGGCCGTGCCGACGGTCCTCTCTCCGCCCGTGCTCTCCCGCCCCGTGACCTCGATCGTCTTCGCTGCCGGCGCGCTCGTGTGGCTGACCGGCGGCACGGTGCTGCTCCTGACCTACCGGCGGCGGGCGATGTCGGAGATGACGGATGCCGCGACCGCCCCCTCGGCCGCGGTGCTGGTGGGGGCGCTCGTCGCCTCCGGCGCAGGTGCGGTGGCGATGGCCGTGGCCGCCGCCTCGCCCCTGCTCGCGATCTCGACCGTGGCCTTCGCGCTGTGCATGGTGCCCCGGATGCCGGGCGTGCGCCTGCGGCTGACCGCGGCGGTGACGATCGTGCTGATCGTGGTCTGGATCGTCGAGGGCACGCGCGACACGGCAGCCGACGAGTCGGGCGTGGCGCTCTTCCACCCGTTCTTCTCCGTGCTGCTCCCGCTCGCCACGGTGCTGTCGCTGTGGTGGTGGGACGTGGTGGGCGAGCTCGATCGTGCCCGGGGCGTGGAGAGCAGGCTCGCCGCCGTGCAGGAGCGCCTGCGTCTGGCCGGCGACCTGCACGACCTCCAGGGGCACCACCTCCAGGTGATCGCCCTGCAGCTCGAGCTCGCCGACCGCATGATCGCGCGCGACCCCGCCGCCGCTGCGGAGCAGGTGCGGCTGGCGCGCGCCTCGGTCGACGACGCGCGTCGCGGCACCCGCGAGCTCGCCGGTCGGTTCCGAGGGGTTCCGCTCCCCGACGAGCTGGCGAACGCGGCCGACCTGCTGCGCGCGGCCGGGCTCCGCGTCGATCTCGACGTGGCGCCCGGGGCGGAGGCGGCTCCGGCCGACGTGCTCGGACCGGTCGTGCGCGAGTGCACGACGAACGTGCTGAAGCACGGCGGCGGCCGGTGGGCGCGCCTCGCGCTCGCGCGCACCGGCGCGGGCTGGGAGCTGCGCGTGTCGAACGACGTCGGCTCGGCGCCCACGTCCCGGTCGGGCTCCGGCCTGGCCGGCATGGCGGAGCGGGTCGGTGCGGCCGGCGGCGACCTGCGCCATCAGGTGGCGGGGGATGCGTTCGAGCTCGTGGCCTCCGTGCCCCAGGCCGCGGGGGTGCCGGCGTGA
- the sucC gene encoding ADP-forming succinate--CoA ligase subunit beta, producing MDLYEYQARDLFEKYEVPVLAGIVADTPEEVRAAAEKIGGVVVVKAQVKAGGRGKAGGVKVAKTPDEAFEAAKAIFGLDIKGHIVKRVMVAQGARIDKEYYFSVLLDRANRSYLSLASVEGGMEIEELAVERPDALARVEVDPLTGIDQAKALEIAQAARFDDELAPKVADVFVKLFQVYKGEDATLVEVNPLVLTEEGDIIALDGKVSLDENADFRHPDHAELEDKDAADPLEAKAKANDLNYVKLDGQVGVIGNGAGLVMSTLDVVAYAGEKHGGVKPANFLDIGGGASAAVMAAGLDVILGDEQVKSVFVNVFGGITACDAVANGIVGALETLGDSASKPLVVRLDGNKVEEGREILRAANHPLVTLAETMDEGADKAAELANA from the coding sequence GTGGATCTGTACGAGTACCAGGCACGTGACCTTTTCGAGAAGTACGAGGTGCCGGTTCTCGCCGGCATCGTCGCGGACACCCCCGAGGAGGTGCGTGCAGCAGCCGAGAAGATCGGCGGCGTCGTGGTCGTCAAGGCCCAGGTGAAGGCCGGAGGCCGCGGCAAGGCCGGCGGCGTCAAGGTCGCCAAGACCCCCGACGAGGCGTTCGAGGCGGCGAAGGCGATCTTCGGCCTCGACATCAAGGGCCACATCGTCAAGCGCGTCATGGTCGCGCAGGGTGCGCGCATCGACAAGGAGTACTACTTCTCGGTGCTGCTGGACCGCGCCAACCGCTCCTACCTGTCGCTGGCCAGCGTCGAGGGCGGCATGGAGATCGAGGAGCTCGCGGTCGAGCGTCCCGATGCGCTCGCGCGCGTCGAGGTCGACCCGCTGACCGGCATCGACCAGGCCAAGGCCCTCGAGATCGCCCAGGCCGCCCGCTTCGACGACGAGCTGGCTCCCAAGGTCGCCGACGTCTTCGTCAAGCTCTTCCAGGTCTACAAGGGCGAGGACGCCACGCTCGTGGAGGTCAACCCGCTCGTGCTCACCGAGGAGGGCGACATCATCGCCCTCGACGGCAAGGTCTCGCTCGACGAGAACGCCGACTTCCGTCACCCCGACCACGCGGAGCTCGAGGACAAGGACGCCGCCGACCCGCTCGAGGCGAAGGCCAAGGCCAACGACCTCAACTACGTCAAGCTCGACGGCCAGGTCGGCGTCATCGGCAACGGTGCGGGTCTCGTCATGTCGACGCTCGACGTCGTCGCGTACGCCGGTGAGAAGCACGGCGGCGTGAAGCCGGCCAACTTCCTCGACATCGGCGGCGGCGCATCGGCGGCGGTCATGGCCGCGGGCCTGGATGTCATCCTCGGCGACGAGCAGGTCAAGAGCGTCTTCGTCAACGTCTTCGGCGGCATCACCGCGTGCGATGCAGTCGCCAACGGCATCGTCGGCGCGCTCGAGACGCTGGGCGACAGCGCCTCCAAGCCGCTGGTCGTGCGCCTCGACGGCAACAAGGTGGAGGAGGGCCGCGAGATCCTGCGCGCCGCCAACCACCCGCTCGTGACCCTGGCCGAGACGATGGACGAGGGCGCCGACAAGGCCGCCGAGCTCGCCAACGCCTGA
- a CDS encoding FAD-dependent oxidoreductase, which yields MESLWRTGTPRITGTPFAPGSRSDVVVVGAGLTGLATALMLQRAGRTVTVIEAGEVAQLATGGNTGKLSLLQGSVLSTLRRHHYAALVKAYVDANRAGMEWLTGFAEEAGVPFTRRTAYSYAQTDAAASTVDDEFDAAREAGLDVRRVDPDALDVPFPVAAAIALNDQVALDPARIAGALAEQFVAAGGSLHTGLRVTKVHTLPDPRVDTPEGVAFADHIVLATGAPIADRGLYFAKTSGLRSYCVSFATDRPVPDGLLLSVDGPTRSIRSVTTIDGPVAGLIVGGNGHPVGRSDSERAAVDDLVDWTRRYFPEAVETHRWSAQDYQSHDLIPFVGALPRGLGRIRFATGYGKWGLSNAPWAAIRLSSEILGVPWRDRPAWMTGIGTRLTVPADLAQGAVENARVGAAAAAGWAGAMTTRTPVPKPAEGEGVVATRGVEPVAISTTDGQTRAVSAVCPHLGGILSWNDAECTWDCPLHASRFAADGTRLEGPAVRDLEAR from the coding sequence ATGGAATCCCTCTGGAGGACCGGCACGCCCCGCATCACCGGCACCCCGTTCGCCCCCGGCTCGCGGTCCGACGTGGTCGTGGTGGGCGCGGGTCTCACCGGGCTCGCCACGGCGCTCATGCTCCAGCGGGCCGGTCGCACGGTCACCGTCATCGAGGCGGGCGAGGTCGCCCAGCTCGCTACCGGCGGCAACACCGGCAAGCTCTCCCTGCTGCAGGGGTCGGTGCTGTCCACGCTGCGCCGCCACCACTACGCCGCGCTCGTGAAGGCCTACGTCGACGCGAACCGCGCGGGCATGGAGTGGCTCACCGGCTTCGCCGAGGAGGCGGGCGTGCCGTTCACCCGTCGGACCGCGTACTCCTACGCGCAGACGGATGCCGCGGCATCCACCGTCGACGACGAATTCGACGCAGCGCGGGAGGCCGGCCTCGACGTGCGGCGGGTCGACCCCGACGCGCTCGACGTGCCGTTCCCCGTCGCCGCGGCCATCGCCCTCAACGACCAGGTGGCCCTGGACCCGGCGCGGATCGCGGGCGCGCTCGCCGAGCAGTTCGTCGCCGCGGGCGGGTCTCTCCACACCGGACTGCGGGTGACGAAGGTGCACACGCTGCCCGACCCGCGCGTCGACACCCCCGAGGGGGTCGCCTTCGCCGATCACATCGTGCTCGCCACCGGCGCCCCGATCGCCGACCGCGGCCTCTACTTCGCCAAGACGAGTGGCCTGCGCTCGTATTGCGTCTCGTTCGCGACCGATCGCCCGGTGCCCGACGGACTGCTGCTCTCGGTCGACGGCCCGACGCGGTCGATCCGCTCGGTCACGACCATCGACGGACCGGTCGCCGGCCTCATCGTCGGCGGCAACGGTCACCCGGTCGGCCGCTCGGACAGCGAGCGCGCGGCCGTCGACGACCTCGTCGACTGGACCCGCCGGTACTTCCCCGAGGCCGTCGAGACGCACCGGTGGTCGGCGCAGGACTACCAGTCGCACGACCTCATCCCCTTCGTCGGCGCCCTGCCCCGCGGCCTCGGACGCATCCGCTTCGCGACCGGCTACGGCAAATGGGGGCTGTCGAACGCGCCGTGGGCGGCGATCCGGCTGAGCTCGGAGATCCTCGGCGTGCCGTGGCGCGACCGCCCCGCGTGGATGACCGGGATCGGCACGCGGCTCACCGTGCCCGCCGACCTCGCCCAGGGCGCGGTCGAGAACGCTCGTGTGGGCGCGGCCGCCGCCGCAGGCTGGGCGGGAGCCATGACGACGCGGACCCCCGTGCCGAAGCCCGCCGAAGGTGAGGGCGTCGTGGCCACGCGCGGCGTCGAGCCCGTCGCGATCTCCACCACCGACGGTCAGACGAGGGCGGTGAGCGCCGTCTGCCCGCACCTGGGCGGCATCCTGTCGTGGAACGACGCCGAGTGCACGTGGGACTGCCCCCTCCACGCGTCGCGCTTCGCGGCCGACGGCACGCGCCTCGAGGGCCCGGCGGTGCGGGACCTCGAGGCGCGCTGA
- a CDS encoding TetR family transcriptional regulator, with protein sequence MTESPPPSAVVAAAIDLFAAQGFDQTSVEQIARAAGVSRSTFFRQFGGKDDVVFADHELLLAQLRDYLGEAHDDPWAAVCEACVQVFRHFASDPELARRRYTVVRQVPALRDREIVTVFRYERLFDEYLRSALPGLDPLDAVGFAALVTAVHNHVLRQLIRGPKRVPVTVLRRALDDAMRRFGVHPAGSPAGADDVAVAVFPRGMPAAEVARRLGAALGT encoded by the coding sequence ATGACCGAGAGCCCGCCCCCCTCCGCGGTGGTGGCCGCGGCGATCGACCTCTTCGCCGCCCAGGGCTTCGACCAGACCTCGGTGGAGCAGATCGCCCGCGCCGCCGGGGTCTCGCGCTCCACCTTCTTCCGGCAGTTCGGCGGCAAGGACGACGTCGTCTTCGCCGACCACGAGCTGCTGCTCGCCCAGCTGCGCGACTACCTCGGCGAGGCGCACGACGACCCCTGGGCGGCGGTGTGCGAGGCGTGCGTGCAGGTGTTCCGGCATTTCGCCTCCGACCCCGAGCTCGCCCGTCGGCGGTACACCGTCGTCCGGCAGGTGCCGGCGCTGCGCGACCGCGAGATCGTCACCGTGTTCCGCTACGAGCGGCTGTTCGACGAGTACCTGCGCTCCGCCCTGCCCGGCCTCGACCCGCTCGACGCCGTCGGCTTCGCGGCCCTCGTGACGGCCGTCCACAACCACGTGCTGCGGCAGCTCATCCGCGGACCCAAGCGCGTGCCGGTCACCGTGCTGCGCCGGGCACTCGACGACGCGATGCGCCGGTTCGGCGTGCACCCGGCGGGCTCCCCCGCCGGCGCGGACGACGTCGCCGTCGCCGTCTTCCCCCGCGGGATGCCGGCCGCCGAGGTCGCCCGCCGCCTCGGCGCCGCCCTCGGCACCTGA